In Mycolicibacterium phocaicum, one DNA window encodes the following:
- a CDS encoding DUF2339 domain-containing protein, which produces MTEPQRAMVARLSQDVAAISHHLAWVSACLTELDRSMAYQQPAAQPVTYAAPQQYWQPSRTAPVAGPTPPPMPQPTPQPAPQPRPERSDGWIGKALAAAGVAVTLIGVALLLVLAAQAGLLRPEFRVGAGAVLAAGLVFGATRLKTRPGGTVGAVALAATGIAAAYIDVVAVTTIYEWLSAPVGLVLAAVIGGGGLTLARRWDSQQLALLVLVPLAVLAPVVADGVSLLLIGFMLALSAASLPVQFGKDWVAMFVARTAACTFPMLVALASAAFGTDRNPGLAGACAAAAVLAVGGAVLLLPTTSNRSLLGLATAGGALPVLFVSAVVGPLIAASIIAAVAALFLAVVLAGSRLPGVAGVVRRIWSAVAAVCALVAVLVAFGGRTGGAVLLAMSVVVAVAGRRDAIARWVAAGFGAVGGAVYLSYSPPDLLFRAVELTAHSAVSTVIASILAVASAVAVVWSWTGRRDDDELRLMWAGAVVVAAYASTMSTVTAGVLIGGVKGGFLAGHMVATIGWIAVAAALFAYAARQPRAQRSLPIGGGLTLVAAAMAKLFLFDLGTLSGMFRVAVFIVVGLVLLAMGTGYARLLARQDQPNP; this is translated from the coding sequence ATGACCGAACCGCAGCGGGCGATGGTTGCCCGGCTCTCCCAGGATGTCGCAGCGATCTCCCATCATCTGGCCTGGGTCTCGGCCTGCCTCACCGAACTGGATCGGTCGATGGCGTACCAGCAGCCGGCTGCGCAGCCCGTCACGTATGCGGCGCCGCAACAGTATTGGCAGCCGTCCCGGACCGCGCCGGTTGCGGGACCGACGCCTCCACCGATGCCTCAGCCGACGCCGCAGCCGGCACCGCAACCGCGACCCGAGCGCTCGGACGGCTGGATCGGCAAGGCGCTGGCCGCCGCCGGTGTCGCGGTGACGCTGATCGGCGTCGCCCTGCTGCTGGTGCTCGCCGCGCAGGCCGGCCTGCTGCGGCCCGAGTTCCGCGTCGGCGCGGGGGCCGTCCTGGCTGCGGGTCTGGTGTTCGGGGCGACCCGCCTGAAGACGCGCCCCGGCGGCACCGTGGGCGCGGTTGCCCTGGCCGCCACCGGTATCGCCGCGGCGTACATCGACGTCGTGGCGGTCACCACGATTTATGAATGGCTTTCTGCGCCAGTCGGTTTGGTGCTGGCGGCGGTGATAGGTGGCGGCGGCCTGACCCTGGCCCGGCGCTGGGATTCCCAGCAGCTCGCACTGTTGGTGCTCGTGCCCCTGGCCGTGCTGGCGCCCGTGGTGGCCGACGGCGTCTCGCTGCTGCTGATCGGGTTCATGCTGGCGCTGTCCGCGGCGTCGCTGCCGGTGCAATTCGGCAAGGACTGGGTAGCGATGTTCGTGGCCCGCACTGCCGCCTGCACCTTTCCCATGCTGGTGGCGTTGGCCTCTGCGGCGTTCGGCACCGACCGGAATCCGGGACTCGCGGGGGCCTGCGCGGCGGCAGCAGTGCTGGCCGTCGGCGGTGCGGTGCTCCTGTTGCCCACGACGTCCAACCGTTCGTTGCTGGGCTTGGCCACGGCAGGCGGTGCGTTGCCGGTGCTGTTCGTCTCGGCGGTGGTCGGTCCGCTGATCGCCGCGTCGATCATCGCCGCGGTGGCGGCCCTGTTCCTGGCCGTCGTGCTGGCCGGCAGTCGACTGCCCGGCGTCGCCGGTGTGGTGCGGCGCATCTGGTCGGCGGTGGCGGCGGTCTGCGCGCTGGTCGCGGTGCTGGTGGCCTTCGGCGGCAGGACCGGCGGGGCCGTGTTGCTCGCGATGTCGGTCGTGGTGGCCGTCGCCGGGCGTCGCGACGCCATCGCGCGCTGGGTCGCTGCCGGTTTCGGGGCCGTGGGCGGTGCCGTCTATCTCAGCTACTCGCCGCCGGACCTGCTGTTCCGCGCGGTGGAGCTGACTGCGCACAGCGCCGTGTCCACCGTCATCGCCAGCATCCTGGCGGTGGCCAGTGCGGTGGCCGTGGTGTGGTCGTGGACCGGCAGGCGTGACGACGACGAACTGCGGCTGATGTGGGCGGGCGCGGTCGTGGTCGCCGCCTACGCGTCGACGATGTCGACCGTCACCGCGGGCGTGCTGATCGGCGGTGTGAAGGGCGGTTTCCTCGCGGGTCACATGGTCGCGACGATCGGCTGGATCGCCGTGGCGGCCGCGTTGTTCGCGTACGCGGCGCGCCAACCGAGGGCGCAGCGGTCCCTACCCATCGGCGGTGGCCTGACATTGGTGGCCGCTGCGATGGCCAAGCTCTTCCTGTTCGATCTCGGAACACTGAGCGGCATGTTCCGGGTGGCGGTGTTCATCGTCGTCGGGCTCGTGCTGCTGGCCATGGGGACCGGCTATGCCCGGCTGCTCGCCCGACAGGATCAGCCGAATCCGTAG
- a CDS encoding lipid-transfer protein yields MSGKAVIAGIGATDFSKNSGRSELRLAAEAVTDALNDAGLSPKDVDGLVTFTMDSNLETAVARSTGIGELTFFSQIGYGGGAAAATVQQAVLAVASGIAEVVVAYRAFNERSEHRFGQVMTGLTVNADSRGVEYSWSYPHGLSTPAASVAMVAQRYMHEYGATSADFGVVSVADRKHAATNPKAHFYGKPITIEDHQNSRWIAEPLRLLDCCQETDGGVAIVVTTPERAKDLKQRPVVVEAAAQAAGEDQFTMYSYYRDELGLPEMGLVGKQLWGQSGLTPNDIQTAILYDHFTPYTLIQLEELGFCGRGEAKDFIANGAIELGGKLPINTHGGQLGEAYIHGMNGIAEGVRQLRGTSVNQVPDVEHVLVTAGTGVPTSGLILG; encoded by the coding sequence ATCTCCGGCAAGGCGGTCATCGCAGGTATCGGCGCCACCGACTTCTCCAAGAACTCCGGCCGCAGTGAACTGCGGCTGGCGGCAGAGGCAGTCACCGACGCGCTGAACGATGCGGGCCTGTCGCCCAAGGATGTCGACGGTCTGGTGACCTTCACCATGGACTCCAACCTGGAGACCGCGGTCGCCCGTTCCACCGGCATCGGCGAGCTGACGTTCTTCAGCCAGATCGGCTACGGCGGCGGCGCCGCGGCCGCGACCGTGCAGCAGGCCGTGCTCGCGGTGGCGTCCGGTATCGCGGAAGTCGTTGTGGCATACCGTGCTTTCAACGAGCGTTCGGAGCACCGCTTCGGCCAGGTGATGACGGGTCTGACCGTCAACGCCGACTCCCGCGGTGTCGAGTACAGCTGGTCGTACCCGCACGGGCTGAGCACGCCGGCCGCCTCGGTCGCGATGGTCGCGCAGCGTTACATGCACGAATACGGCGCCACCAGTGCCGATTTCGGTGTGGTGTCGGTGGCCGACCGCAAGCACGCGGCGACCAACCCGAAGGCGCACTTCTACGGCAAGCCGATCACCATCGAAGACCACCAGAACTCGCGGTGGATCGCGGAGCCGCTGCGCCTGCTGGACTGCTGCCAGGAGACCGACGGTGGTGTCGCGATCGTCGTGACCACGCCGGAGCGCGCCAAGGATCTCAAGCAGCGTCCGGTCGTCGTCGAGGCGGCGGCGCAGGCAGCGGGTGAAGACCAGTTCACCATGTACTCGTACTACCGCGACGAGCTCGGCCTGCCCGAGATGGGCCTGGTCGGCAAGCAGCTGTGGGGCCAGAGTGGCCTGACGCCCAACGACATTCAGACCGCGATCCTGTACGACCACTTCACCCCGTACACCCTGATCCAGCTCGAAGAGCTCGGTTTCTGTGGCCGGGGCGAGGCCAAGGACTTCATCGCGAACGGCGCGATCGAGCTCGGTGGCAAGCTGCCGATCAACACGCACGGCGGTCAGCTCGGTGAGGCCTACATCCACGGCATGAACGGCATCGCCGAGGGGGTTCGGCAGCTGCGTGGTACCTCGGTCAACCAGGTGCCCGATGTCGAGCACGTACTCGTCACCGCCGGCACCGGCGTCCCGACGTCAGGCCTGATCCTGGGCTGA